The Candidatus Zixiibacteriota bacterium genome includes a window with the following:
- a CDS encoding GNAT family N-acetyltransferase: MTELFRCGHFVVRPITEHNIESTLKVYQQSEDFLSLGPNPQASIQMVYSDMECSERAKGLFCGIWNISGTHLGILDFVPEIREKTAFVTLLMIARPYRNRGIGADIVTALCQYLVASRAIKTIESTVQINNERGIKFWKKCGFHMSEQAEPQADGTTTFRLRLELPV, from the coding sequence ATGACTGAATTATTCCGATGCGGACATTTTGTTGTCAGACCAATTACAGAGCATAATATAGAATCCACCCTGAAGGTCTATCAACAATCCGAGGATTTCCTTTCGTTGGGCCCCAACCCCCAAGCTTCCATTCAAATGGTATATAGTGATATGGAATGCTCAGAAAGGGCAAAAGGGCTTTTCTGCGGCATATGGAATATTTCAGGAACGCATTTGGGGATCCTCGATTTTGTTCCGGAAATAAGAGAGAAAACCGCTTTTGTTACTTTGCTCATGATTGCCAGGCCGTACAGAAACAGGGGAATCGGTGCCGACATCGTAACCGCCTTATGCCAATACCTCGTCGCGTCACGAGCGATCAAGACCATCGAGTCAACGGTACAGATCAATAATGAAAGGGGTATCAAATTTTGGAAAAAGTGCGGTTTCCACATGTCGGAGCAGGCGGAGCCGCAGGCCGATGGTACAACAACATTCCGGCTGAGACTGGAATTGCCGGTATGA